In a genomic window of Erigeron canadensis isolate Cc75 chromosome 5, C_canadensis_v1, whole genome shotgun sequence:
- the LOC122602043 gene encoding zinc finger protein CONSTANS-LIKE 9-like isoform X2: MGLMSIVDSKNDQALPVAIGDNDLQKQADPKDLSMLKMSSTKGSELFMDDGFYDDFNMDEVDSSIEKYEVLFGDGHNDPEHLFAKDGIDSLFGTKEMCAAESICHGAYAAKESSTGHGHGIQPACSNGASADSLRSCKTEPNPCYGRQLSNISFSSLTGESTAADYQDCGASSMLLMGEPPWSTPAHDSTTPAGIRNDAVLRYKEKKKNRKFDKRVRYATRKARADVRKRVKGRFVKAGDAYDYDPMSQTRSY; this comes from the exons ATGGGGTTAATGAGCATCGTGGACTCCAAAAATGATCAAGCTTTGCCGGTGGCAATTGGAGATAATGATTTGCAAAAACAAGCTGATCCAAAAGATTTGTCTATGTTGAAG ATGTCATCTACTAAAGGGAGTGAACTGTTCATGGATGATGGGTTCTATGATGACTTCAATATGGATGAGGTTGACTCAAGCATTGAGAAATATGAGGTTCTGTTTGGTGATGGGCATAATGACCCGGAACATCTTTTTGCAAAAGATGGGATCGATAGCTTATTTGGTACTAAAGAAATGTGTGCTGCTGAATCCATTTGTCACGGTGCATATGCTGCCAAG GAGTCTTCGACTGGACATGGACATGGAATACAACCCGCTTGCAGTAATGGAGCATCGGCTGATTCTCTAAGGAGCTGTAAAACTGAACCAAACCCTTGTTATGGGAGACAACTCTCTAATATATCATTTTCAAGTCTTACTGGGGAGAGTACTGCTGCTGATTATCAAGACTGTGGAGCTTCATCTATGCTTCTCATGGGTGAGCCACCCTGGAGCACCCCAGCTCATGATAGCACCACTCCTGCAGGTATCAGGAACGATGCAGTCCTTCGttataaggaaaaaaagaagaacCGCAA ATTCGACAAGAGAGTAAGGTATGCTACACGAAAGGCAAGAGCAGATGTAAGAAAGCGTGTGAAAGGGCGTTTTGTAAAGGCTGGTGATGCTTATGATTATGATCCCATGAGTCAAACCAGAAGCTACTAA
- the LOC122601533 gene encoding uncharacterized protein LOC122601533 codes for MLEATTSQDLWIWHAFFGPSGALNDINVLQQSSLFLPERMGTAPYVPFSVNGRTYRRGYYLVDGIYLTWSTFVKAYKYLTDEKEKMFKTAQEAARKDIERVFGVLKGKWHIIDRPFRQRSLGTIRNLVYACVILHNMIIQDSGRAICPVHIGDPVVRPSSHRDALPEIQDEETHFRPRYDLIEHLAGLNLPHLQPNDDEE; via the coding sequence ATGTTGGAAGCAACGACGTCTCAGGATTTATGGATATGGCACGCCTTTTTTGGTCCTTCGGGTGCTCTAAACGACATCAATGTGCTGCAACAATCTTCCTTGTTCCTCCCCGAGCGTATGGGCACTGCTCCTTATGTTCCATTTAGTGTAAATGGGCGTACTTATAGACGTGGCTACTATCTAGTCGATGGCATATATCTTACATGGTCTACGTTTGTTAAAGCGTACAAATACCTGACAGAcgagaaagaaaaaatgttcaaaACGGCACAAGAGGCGGCTCGCAAAGATATTGAACGGGTATTTGGTGTTCTCAAAGGAAAATGGCATATCATTGATCGACCTTTTCGACAACGGTCACTAGGAACAATTAGGAACTTGGTGTATGCGTGTGTGATTCTGCATAACATGATTATTCAGGATAGTGGTCGTGCGATTTGCCCAGTTCATATAGGAGATCCAGTTGTCCGCCCAAGTAGTCATCGGGACGCCTTACCGGAGATACAGGACGAGGAGACACATTTCCGTCCCCGGTATGATCTGATAGAGCATCTAGCGGGTCTAAACTTACCACACCTCCAGCCGAACGATGATGAGGAGTAG
- the LOC122599368 gene encoding uncharacterized protein LOC122599368, whose translation MMLGRGLPARTGGFRPENLGQDALAIIKNLFFTFFVIGVLVFTIIAATYEPEDPLFHPSDKITSFLTSTSNATFVADSTVVKTGEDFMKVNETAFGSSIDARDVVSAVEKDGEGEGEEKEARDCSGEIDKAIDCTDPEVFHLMMSAAIEQYKDIHFYRFGKPVRGMNDSSCHMAWRFRPKEGKRAALYKDYRSFVIARSGNCSLSVVSIGDYHSGGNARKRKKHQKAGFEKTPMAEDDKNVGVQVVGESVNDSLPVVESEKSFDQGKYLLYNGGGEKCKSMDHYLWSFMCALGEAQYLNRTLVMDLNICLSSMYTKSGQDEEGKDFRFYFDFEHLKESASVLDQGQFWSDWNKWHQKDGLSISLVEDFRVTPMKMAGVKDTLIMRKFGSVEPDNYWYRVCEGEAESVIKRPWHMIWKSRRLMDIVSAIAAKMNWDFDSVHVVRGDKAKNMEQWPNLAADTSPEALLSSLQDKIDDGRNLYIATDEPDTSFFDPLKDKYSTHFLNEYKDLWDENSEWYSEMTKLNNGVPVEFDGYMRASVDTEVFLRGKKQIETFNDLTRDCKDGINTCSSSTS comes from the coding sequence ATGATGCTCGGCCGTGGTTTACCGGCACGTACCGGTGGTTTTCGCCCCGAAAATTTAGGTCAAGATGCGTTAGCTATAATTAAAAACTTGTTTTTCACGTTTTTCGTGATCGGAGTGTTGGTTTTTACGATTATAGCTGCGACGTATGAACCGGAGGATCCGTTGTTTCATCCTTCGGATAAGATAACGAGTTTTTTGACTTCGACTTCGAATGCCACGTTTGTTGCGGATAGTACGGTTGTGAAAACCGGTGAGGATTTTATGAAGGTTAATGAGACTGCGTTTGGGAGTAGTATAGATGCGCGAGATGTGGTTAGTGCGGTTGAGAAGGACGGGGAAGGAGAGGGTGAGGAAAAGGAGGCGCGTGATTGTAGTGGCGAGATTGATAAGGCGATAGATTGTACGGATCCGGAAGTTTTTCATTTGATGATGAGTGCTGCGATTGAGCAGTATAAGGATATACATTTTTATAGGTTTGGGAAACCAGTTCGTGGGATGAATGATAGTTCTTGTCATATGGCGTGGCGGTTTAGGCCTAAAGAAGGGAAGAGGGCTGCATTGTATAAGGATTATAGGAGTTTTGTGATTGCTAGGTCGGGAAATTGTAGTCTTTCGGTTGTTAGTATTGGTGATTATCATTCGGGTGGGAATGCTAGGAAGAGAAAGAAGCATCAGAAGGCCGGGTTTGAGAAGACACCGATGGCTGAAGACGATAAGAACGTTGGTGTTCAAGTGGTTGGTGAAAGTGTTAATGATTCACTACCTGTTGTTGAATCGGAGAAATCGTTTGATCAAGGGAAGTATTTGTTGTATAATGGTGGTGGGGAAAAATGTAAGAGTATGGATCATTATTTGTGGAGTTTTATGTGTGCTTTAGGTGAAGCTCAGTACTTGAATCGAACGCTTGTAATGGATTTGAACATTTGTTTGTCATCTATGTATACTAAGTCGGGTCAAGATGAAGAAGGGAAAGATTTCAGGTTTTACTTTGATTTTGAGCATTTAAAGGAGTCCGCATCTGTCTTGGATCAGGGTCAGTTTTGGTCAGATTGGAACAAGTGGCATCAGAAAGATGGTTTAAGTATTTCTCTCGTGGAGGATTTCAGGGTTACTCCGATGAAGATGGCTGGTGTGAAGGATACATTGATAATGAGGAAGTTTGGGAGTGTTGAACCCGATAATTATTGGTATAGAGTGTGTGAAGGGGAAGCAGAGTCTGTTATTAAGAGACCATGGCATATGATTTGGAAATCGAGAAGATTGATGGATATAGTTTCAGCAATAGCAGCAAAAATGAACTGGGATTTCGACTCTGTACATGTTGTGAGAGGCGATAAGGCAAAGAATATGGAACAGTGGCCAAATCTTGCAGCAGATACGTCACCTGAAGCTCTTCTGTCCTCCTTGCAAGATAAGATTGACGATGGAAGGAATTTATATATTGCAACAGATGAACCTGACACCTCGTTCTTTGACCCGTTGAAAGACAAGTACTCCACTCATTTTCTCAATGAATACAAAGATCTTTGGGACGAAAATAGTGAGTGGTACAGTGAGATGACAAAGCTGAATAACGGCGTTCCAGTTGAGTTTGATGGCTACATGAGGGCATCTGTTGATACAGAGGTTTTCTTGAGGGGAAAAAAGCAAATCGAGACTTTCAATGACCTTACCAGGGACTGCAAGGATGGCATCAACACATGCAGTTCCTCCACCAGCTGA
- the LOC122601534 gene encoding uncharacterized protein LOC122601534 has product MQKHISSTIIIDEPFKWSDDSSLEVFANAIESEEAESSTTRSRAKRKVVNRNRWTASERLHRDYFCEEPKYDDDFFEDRYRMPKRLFLKIVHDLESRYAYFQDSYDARLAKSFTPIQKCTSAIRQLATGNPPDEYDEYLEMAGRTSRECLQFFCDAIVDTYKTEYLRKPTTHDLHRLFEAHEERHHLPGMIGSLDCTHLVWKMCPME; this is encoded by the coding sequence atgcaaaaacatatTAGTTCCACCATAATCATTGACGAACCGTTCAAATGGTCCGACGATAGTAGTTTAGAGGTGTTTGCAAACGCCATTGAGTCCGAAGAAGCCGAAAGTTCCACGACGCGGTCACGGGCGAAACGTAAAGTCGTGAACCGCAACCGTTGGACTGCTTCAGAAAGGTTGCACCGCGATTACTTTTGTGAAGAACCGAAATACGACGATGATTTTTTTGAAGATAGGTATCGTATGCCTAAAAGACTTTTTCTAAAGATCGTGCATGATCTTGAGTCGAGATACGCGTATTTTCAGGACTCGTATGACGCCCGGTTGGCCAAGAGTTTTACACCGATACAGAAGTGCACATCTGCCATCCGGCAACTTGCAACCGGTAATCCTCCTGATGAGTACGACGAGTATTTAGAGATGGCCGGGAGAACATCACGTGAATGTCTTCAATTTTTTTGTGACGCTATCGTTGACACTTACAAGACCGAATATCTGCGTAAACCAACAACACATGATCTCCACCGTTTGTTTGAAGCACACGAAGAAAGGCATCACTTGCCTGGAATGATCGGTAGTCTAGATTGTACACATCTTGTTTGGAAGATGTGTCCAATGGAGTAG
- the LOC122601535 gene encoding probable E3 ubiquitin-protein ligase XERICO, with protein MSISIMKEIVRSILQMIGIHMASCEEYNNQTLPESAECRGTPSESYMEEFRSRTPSILYNSLCRRTKQECSVCLVEFKPNSEINRLSCGHVFHKSCLEKWLKYWNVTCPLCRNDMMMTKEVEENTCPM; from the coding sequence ATGTCGATATCAATTATGAAAGAAATTGTCCGTTCCATCCTTCAAATGATTGGCATCCATATGGCCTCATGTGAAGAATACAACAATCAAACACTACCAGAATCAGCTGAATGTAGAGGGACCCCTTCAGAATCTTACATGGAGGAATTCAGAAGCCGAACGCCATCAATCCTTTACAACTCCTTGTGCCGGCGAACCAAACAAGAATGCTCAGTTTGCTTAGTGGAGTTTAAGCCCAATTCAGAGATCAATCGGCTTTCATGTGGTCATGTTTTTCATAAATCTTGTCTTGAGAAATGGTTAAAGTACTGGAACGTTACTTGCCCGCTTTGCAGAAATGATATGATGATGACGAAAGAAGTGGAAGAAAACACTTGCCCAATGTGA
- the LOC122600727 gene encoding U-box domain-containing protein 6-like, whose protein sequence is MLNLIQQQKNKMEKEEETERCNENEESQIIDEISNKLINGDVITKTEAARDMRSMIRNRNSCSGKIRVKFAGAGVIQPLVLMLSSQYHDAREASLLALLNLASRNERNKEQIVTCGAIPPLVKLLKFQDTSNLRELATAAILTLSATPNNKPAIANSEAVSLLIQSLSCGTIQGKVDAVTALYNLTTSKEEPTIVLDTSAALPLINLLRESRKYSKFADKIAALIELISKSEKGILAITEAEDGILTLVETIEDGSLVSTEHAVGTLLALCMSSRSKYRELILNEGAIPGLLRLTVYGTYKAQNKAKMLLNLLRNSSSEKRPCPFVLEEIVRDIAARIDGSGKTVKIVKKMLQDMVQRSIAKGSSCRP, encoded by the exons AATAATAGACGAAATATCAAATAAGTTAATCAATGGTGACGTAATTACGAAAACTGAAGCCGCTAGAGATATGAGAAGTATGATTCGTAACCGGAATTCATGTTCCGGAAAAATTCGAGTCAAGTTCGCCGGCGCCGGAGTTATTCAGCCGCTTGTTCTCATGCTCTCTTCTCAATATCATGATGCTCGAGAAGCTTCGCTTCTCGCGCTTCTTAATCTCGCTTCTAGAAATGAAag AAACAAGGAACAGATAGTAACTTGTGGTGCCATCCCTCCGCTTGTGAAGCTTCTTAAGTTCCAAGACACGAGCAACTTAAGAGAACTAGCCACCGCTGCAATTTTAACATTATCAGCCACACCAAACAACAAACCTGCAATAGCTAATTCAGAAGCAGTCTCACTTCTAATTCAGAGTCTCAGCTGTGGCACTATTCAAGGAAAAGTTGATGCAGTCACAGCCCTTTACAACCTCACCACTTCCAAAGAAGAACCAACCATAGTTCTCGACACCAGTGCTGCCCTGCCACTCATCAACCTTCTTCGAGAATCCAGAAAATACTCCAAGTTTGCTGATAAAATCGCTGCCTTGATTGAACTAATCTCCAAATCTGAAAAAGGAATACTCGCCATCACAGAAGCTGAAGATGGGATACTAACATTAGTAGAGACAATTGAAGATGGATCTCTAGTCAGCACAGAACACGCAGTTGGTACGTTGCTTGCATTGTGCATGAGCTCAAGAAGTAAATATAGGGAGCTCATTTTAAACGAGGGCGCGATTCCAGGTCTGTTACGGTTGACCGTGTATGGAACCTATAAAGCCCAGAACAAGGCTAAAATGTTGCTGAACTTACTTAGGAATTCTTCTTCAGAAAAGAGACCGTGCCCCTTTGTCTTGGAAGAGATTGTTAGAGATATTGCAGCACGAATTGATGGGTCAGGAAAAACAGTGAAAATTGTAAAGAAAATGTTGCAGGATATGGTTCAAAGAAGTATTGCTAAGGGTTCTTCTTGCAGACCTTAA
- the LOC122602043 gene encoding zinc finger protein CONSTANS-LIKE 9-like isoform X1, with the protein MGFNCDYCREARSMVYCRSDEAYLCLSCDRNIHSANALSKRHSRTLVCDKCNSQPAFVRCVEEKLSLCQNCDWECHNGSNSDSSSHSRQTLNCYSGCPSAAELSSIWSFMSDSGIDSTCEQEMGLMSIVDSKNDQALPVAIGDNDLQKQADPKDLSMLKMSSTKGSELFMDDGFYDDFNMDEVDSSIEKYEVLFGDGHNDPEHLFAKDGIDSLFGTKEMCAAESICHGAYAAKESSTGHGHGIQPACSNGASADSLRSCKTEPNPCYGRQLSNISFSSLTGESTAADYQDCGASSMLLMGEPPWSTPAHDSTTPAGIRNDAVLRYKEKKKNRKFDKRVRYATRKARADVRKRVKGRFVKAGDAYDYDPMSQTRSY; encoded by the exons ATGGGATTTAATTGCGATTATTGCCGTGAGGCAAGATCAATGGTGTATTGTAGATCAGATGAAGCTTACTTGTGTTTATCGTGTGATCGTAATATTCATTCTGCAAACGCGTTATCTAAAAGACATTCAAGAACACTTGTATGCGATAAATGCAATTCACAACCAGCATTTGTTAGATGTGTTGAGGAAAAACTGTCACTTTGTCAGAATTGTGATTGGGAGTGTCACAATGGGTCTAATTCAGATTCCAGTTCGCATAGTCGACAAACATTGAATTGCTACTCTGGCTGCCCATCTGCAGCTGAATTATCTTCAATATGGTCTTTTATGTCTGATTCTGGTATAGATTCCACTTGTGAGCAGGAAATGGGGTTAATGAGCATCGTGGACTCCAAAAATGATCAAGCTTTGCCGGTGGCAATTGGAGATAATGATTTGCAAAAACAAGCTGATCCAAAAGATTTGTCTATGTTGAAG ATGTCATCTACTAAAGGGAGTGAACTGTTCATGGATGATGGGTTCTATGATGACTTCAATATGGATGAGGTTGACTCAAGCATTGAGAAATATGAGGTTCTGTTTGGTGATGGGCATAATGACCCGGAACATCTTTTTGCAAAAGATGGGATCGATAGCTTATTTGGTACTAAAGAAATGTGTGCTGCTGAATCCATTTGTCACGGTGCATATGCTGCCAAG GAGTCTTCGACTGGACATGGACATGGAATACAACCCGCTTGCAGTAATGGAGCATCGGCTGATTCTCTAAGGAGCTGTAAAACTGAACCAAACCCTTGTTATGGGAGACAACTCTCTAATATATCATTTTCAAGTCTTACTGGGGAGAGTACTGCTGCTGATTATCAAGACTGTGGAGCTTCATCTATGCTTCTCATGGGTGAGCCACCCTGGAGCACCCCAGCTCATGATAGCACCACTCCTGCAGGTATCAGGAACGATGCAGTCCTTCGttataaggaaaaaaagaagaacCGCAA ATTCGACAAGAGAGTAAGGTATGCTACACGAAAGGCAAGAGCAGATGTAAGAAAGCGTGTGAAAGGGCGTTTTGTAAAGGCTGGTGATGCTTATGATTATGATCCCATGAGTCAAACCAGAAGCTACTAA